The following proteins are co-located in the Triticum aestivum cultivar Chinese Spring chromosome 1A, IWGSC CS RefSeq v2.1, whole genome shotgun sequence genome:
- the LOC123190386 gene encoding uncharacterized protein, with amino-acid sequence MTPPFRPSPSSTAPAPRGCGGERCASGRDAWPLHHVRHNDVFCRLCSSCVLLYHPASFCSACLLLLHTDAAAIAAAAAGQDPHFDPAVAPPGPTAECSNCGLFVAHVACVPDPVSFVCPPCAAEAEGRPFTYAPAARRVMDERAARILLVAARLAHESIGRAAAAAREEAERRVQEAAVARKRSREMLDAAFRALEEEARAAKIKEEEAAAREAKNKKEKPAAAQPPKKKTPKSSESSRDRDKMLKFNAMQQPALAFAAAAAAAASSMPLSTPSSTPLSNPTPKEDKKPMKLEEQQGSTDTLADDDAKGLFGTLQS; translated from the exons ATGACGCCGCCCTTCCGCCCGTcgccctcctccaccgcccccgcCCCGCGCGGCTGCGGCGGCGAGCGCTGCGCCTCCGGCCGCGACGCCTGGCCGCTCCACCACGTCCGCCACAACGACGTCTTCTGCCGCCTCTGCTCCTCCTGCGTCCTCCTCTACCACCCCGCCTCCTTCTGCtccgcctgcctcctcctcctccacacggacgccgccgccatcgccgccgccgccgccgggcaggACCCCCACTTCGaccccgccgtcgccccgccgggCCCCACCGCCGAGTGCTCCAATTGCGGCCTCTTCGTCGCCCATGTCGCCTGCGTCCCGGACCCCGTCTCCTTCGTCTGCCCGCCGTGCGCCGCGGAGGCCGAGGGCCGGCCCTTCACCTacgcgcccgccgcccgccgcgtgATGGACGAGCGCGCCGCGCGGATCCTCCTCGTCGCGGCCCGGCTCGCGCACGAGTCcatcggccgcgccgccgccgccgcccgcgaggaGGCCGAGCGCCGCGTCCAGGAGGCTGCTGTCGCGCGGAAGCGCTCGCGGGAAATGCTCGACGCGGCCTTCCGGGCGCTCGAGGAGGAGGCCAGGGCCGCCAagatcaaggaggaggaggcggcggccagggaggccaagaacaagaaggagaagccCGCCGCGGCCCAGCCGCCCAAGAAGAAGACCCCTAAGAGCAGCGAGTCGAGCAGGGACAGGGATAAGATGCTCAAGTTCAATGCCATGCAGCAGCCGGCGCTGGCATTTgctgcggcagcggctgccgcaGCCAGCTCAATGCCGTTGTCAACGCCATCGTCGACCCCACTGTCAAACCCAACACCCAAGGAGGACAAGAAGCCCATGAAACTGGAGGAGCAGCAAG GTTCAACGGACACATTAGCAGATGACGATGCGAAGGGGTTGTTTGGGACCTTGCAATCATAA